Proteins encoded by one window of Macaca fascicularis isolate 582-1 chromosome 10, T2T-MFA8v1.1:
- the TOMM22 gene encoding mitochondrial import receptor subunit TOM22 homolog has product MAAAVAAAGAGEPQSPDELLPKGDAEKPEEELEEDDDEELDETLSERLWGLTEMFPERVRSAAGATFDLSLFVAQKMYRFSRAALWIGTTSFMILVLPVVFETEKLQMEQQQQLQQRQILLGPNTGLSGGMPGALPSLPGKI; this is encoded by the exons ATGGCTGCCGCCGTTGCTGCTGCCGGTGCCGGGGAACCCCAGTCCCCGGACGAATTGCTCCCGAAAGGCGACGCGGAGAAGCctgaggaggagctggaggaggacgACGATGAGGAG CTAGATGAGACCCTGTCGGAGAGACTATGGGGCCTGACGGAGATGTTTCCGGAGAGGGTCCGGTCCGCGGCCGGAGCCACTTTTGATCTTTCCCTCTTTGTGGCTCAAAAAATGTACAG GTTTTCCAGGGCAGCCTTGTGGATTGGGACCACTTCCTTTATGATCCTGGTTCTTCCcgttgtttttgagaccgagaaGTTGCAAATGGAGCAACAGCAGCAACTGCAGCAGCGGCAG ataCTTCTAGGGCCTAACACAGGGCTCTCAGGAGGAATGCCAGGGGCTCTACCCTCACTTCCTGGAAAGATCTAG